A region from the Aegilops tauschii subsp. strangulata cultivar AL8/78 chromosome 5, Aet v6.0, whole genome shotgun sequence genome encodes:
- the LOC109779182 gene encoding O-fucosyltransferase 9 has translation MSVAPSARGGCGAAKAARRHQAGRVGGGRRRAAVVLLLLALAYAAGLLMFVLGGGGSVDGDGHAGVTVASLRRRRAPAPSPPPPGSVYRSHIVFKRLWPDIRDDAASASTATSASVSTSSPWRRSMLMTSRYPNSGELWMPCVKRRLIPSDLPTSNGYLIVEANGGLNQQRLSICDAVAVASLLNATLVIPIFHLNNVWRDPSKFSDIFDEDRFIGTLRQHVRVVKELPKDVLLRFNHNISSIPNMRTKAYSSPDHYVQKVLPKLMELGVVRIAPFSNRLAQSVPSNIQALRCLVNYEALRFAEPIRVLADDMVVRMMKKSSLAGGKYVSVHLRFEEDMVAFSCCTYDGGRKEKIEMENARERSWRGKFHRPGRVINPEANRRDGKCPLTPLEVGMMLRGMGFDNTTFLYVASGKIYNAAKYMAPLRQMFPLLQTKDTLALSEELAKFEGYSSRLAALDYTVCVQSEVFVTTQGGNFPHFLMGHRRYLLGGNAKTIKPDKRKLVLSFDDPNIRWSRFKHHMLEILHHSDIRGIAFRKPNDSIYTFPMPDCMCQQDGI, from the exons ATGTCCGTCGCCCCGTCGGCACGCGGCGGCTGCGGTGCCGCCAAGGCCGCGCGGCGCCACCAGGCGGGGCGCGTTGGCGGAGGGAGGCGTCGCGCCGCCgtggtcctcctcctcctcgcgctGGCATACGCGGCGGGGCTGCTCATGTTCGTCTTAGGGGGCGGAGGTTCTGTCGACGGCGACGGCCACGCGGGCGTGACGGTGGCATCGTTACGGCGGCGGCGCGCGCCCGCCCCGTCCCCACCGCCGCCGGGATCGGTTTACCGCAGCCACATCGTGTTTAAGCGGCTATGGCCGGACATACGCGACGACGCCGCGTCCGCTTCGACCGCCACCTCCGCTTCCGTCTCTACCTCCTCTCCATGGCGTCGCAGCATG TTAATGACATCACGTTATCCAAATTCTGGAGAGCTATGGATGCCATGCGTCAAGAGGAGGCTGATTCCATCAG ATTTGCCGACTTCAAATGGGTATCTCATAGTTGAAGCAAATGGTGGTCTGAATCAACAGCGTCTTTCT ATCTGCGATGCAGTTGCTGTGGCCAGCTTGCTTAATGCAACTCTTGTGATCCCAATATTTCATTTGAATAACGTTTGGCGTGATCCTAG CAAATTTAGTGATATTTTTGATGAAGATCGTTTTATCGGGACACTCAGGCAACATGTAAGAGTTGTGAAGGAACTCCCAAAAGATGTTCTGCTGCGTTTCAATCATAATATAAGCAGCATACCAAATATGCGAACTAAAGCCTACTCATCCCCAGATCATTATGTTCAGAAGGTGCTTCCGAAATTAATGGAGTTAGG GGTTGTGCGCATCGCCCCATTCTCGAATAGATTGGCTCAGTCAGTTCCATCGAATATCCAGGCCTTGAGGTGTTTGGTAAACTACGAGGCTCTGCGGTTTGCCGAACCAATAAGGGTTCTTGCAGACGATATGGTTGTTCGAATGATGAAAAAGAGTTCTTTGGCTGGTGGGAAATATGTCTCGGTGCATCTCCGTTTCGAAGAG GATATGGTAGCCTTTTCATGCTGTACATATGATGGTGGCCGGAAGGAGAAAATTGAAATGGAAAATGCCCGTGAAAGGAGCTGGAGAGGGAAGTTTCACCGACCTGGTCGAGTTATCAATCCCGAGGCAAACAGAAGGGATGGGAAATGCCCACTTACTCCTCTAGAG GTTGGCATGATGCTGCGAGGCATGGGGTTTGACAATACAACCTTCCTCTACGTTGCCTCTGGTAAAATATACAATGCTGCAAAATACATGGCTCCCCTTCGCCAGATGTTCCCTCTTTTACAGACCAAGGACACTCTTgcattgtctgaagagcttgctAAGTTTGAG GGGTACTCTTCTCGGTTAGCAGCATTAGATTACACCGTCTGTGTTCAGAGCGAAGTGTTTGTGACGACTCAAGGGGGAAACTTCCCTCACTTTTTGATGGGACACAGGCGTTACCTGTTAGGAGGGAATGCAAAGACAATAAAACCCGACAAACGGAAGCTGGTCTTATCTTTTGACGACCCAAATATCAG ATGGAGTCGATTCAAGCACCACATGCTGGAAATACTGCACCATAGTGACATAAGGGGCATCGCATTCAGGAAACCTAATGATTCCATATACACCTTCCCAATGCCTGATTGCATGTGCCAACAAGATGGAATATGA